The stretch of DNA GGCGTCGCGCCGCGACACTCGTGTCCCCTCTTCGTCGGGTGCCCGGCCGGTGTCGGCCGGGTCCGCGGTCACGAGCGACAGCTCGCGCGAAATTCGTCCCGTTCGGCGTAAGCATCCCATTCGGAGACATAATCAGAACCAGACATATCGGATCGATAATGTAACAAAGTATTAAGTGTGAATCGCGTTACCTCTTTGACACACGCTCGGGGCGAAGGCGGATCAGATCGCGCCGACAGCGAAAGGGGGTGTGGCGCGCACCAAGCGCTGTCGGAACGTGGCCGTCCTCCGCGCCTCGGGTACGGAGAAACCATGAGTGCTCAGGACCAATCAGTCACCGGCACCAGTATCGCCGACTCCGCCCAGTCCGAGAGTGGGGCTGGCCCGCCATCCGAGGCGGCGGGGTCGAGAGGGACCGAGGCGGAGGCCGAACGGCCGTCGCTCTCCCTCGATCTCGTCTTCGAGATTCTCAAGAACAGTCGCCGACGGGAGGTGTTGAAGTACCTCCGCGACAAGCCGCGGGGCGAGCGCGTGGCGCTGGGGGAACTGGCCGAGCACGTGGCCGCGATCGAGAACGACACGACCACGGAGGCGCTGACGTCAAGTCAGCGAAAGCGGGTCTACGTCGGGCTCTACCAGTGTCACCTGCCGAAGATGGACGATATGGGGGTCGTCGACTTCAATCAGGACCGCGGACGCGTCGAGATCGCCCCCGCGGCCGATGAGGTGATGGCGTACCTCGACACGCCGGAGGAGGGTGACACCGTCCGGTGGTACCGTTACTACGGTGCAGTCACGCTGATCGGGGTCGCGGTGCTCTCGTTCGCGGCCGTGACGGGACTCAGCGGCACCCTCCTGCTGGGGATGCTGTCGCTCGTCGTCGCCACGGTCGGGTTCTGTGCCGGCTGCCACTGGCTGGTCGACGCGCGGGACCAGGACTGACTGCCCGCCCGACGGTCACCGGCGACGCGAGTTCCGCGAGGGGGCCGCCCTTGACCGTCGAGAGGTGTTTACGAACCGTGTGGATCTCCTCGATCGAGACACCGCCAGCAACGCTCCCGCCGTCGCCCGGAGGTCCGCGACGGTGAGTTCGCCGGCCGGCGCGACCAGCAGCGCGCTGGCACCCCCGGTGACGACGAGCAGCGTCGACTCGTCGGCGGCCTTGCCGTCCCCACGACGACCACGTCCTCGTACGCCCTCAGATCGTCTGTCCGGTCCCCGATGCGCAGGGTCGTCCCCGACCGGGTCACGCCCTCTCTCGTCGTCCGCTCGGGAGCGGCGGCCGCGATGGCCGCCTGGACGCCTGGACGCAGTCCAGCGCCACCTCGTGGTGGGGCGTTCGTGACAGCTCGCTCCGGTTCTCCGTACACGCTGTTGCCGACGCTCGGTGAGAACACTCCCGTAGCCACGAGTGGGCGTCCGCCCCTGGCCGGATTGGATCACTCGGGGGTGTGGTTTGTGCTCAGGTCGGCCGGGGCGGCACACCGCGTGTCGCGCCAGCAGCCGGGGGACGCCCCGCTCCCGTCACGACGATACAACGTCGACGGCCCACCGTGAATACAATAGACAGATTACCGGCGCGCCGGACTCGGTAAGCTGACGACTGAGACCGATAGGGCGTCTCTGTACGCCCTAACCGGAGGTTATCGGCCGAGCGCCGTCGCCGCTTTCGCCGGGGTACCCTCGTCGCTCCCCCATCTATACGACCGTCGCGGTGGAACGGGAATGTATGCCAGCGACAGACCGCGTCGCGGTCCTCGGGGGAACGTTCACACCGCTGCACGACGGCCACATGGCGTTGCTACACAGCGCGTTCCAGACGGCCAGTCACGACGGCGACGGCGAGGGACACGTCGTCGTGGGGCTGACCTCGACGGACCTGGCGGGCGAGACACGGAGCGATCCCGAGCACGCGAGGCTACTCGGTCCGTACGAGGAGCGACGAGCGGCGCTCGAAGACGCGCTCGCGACCGTCGGGCGGGCCTACACCGCGTCCCACGAGATCGTCGAGCTGGCCGACACGCACGGGCCGGCAGTCACCCGCGAGGGTGCCGACGTGCTGGTCGTCGCCCCGGAGGGAAAGGCCCACCGCCGCGCACACGACATCAACGACGAGCGACTGGACCGGGGCCACCCGCCGCTGGAGATCTACACCTCGCCGTTCGTCGTGGCCGAGGACGGTCACCGGATCAGCAGCACGCGCATCCGCAACGGGGAGATCGACCGACACGGCCGTCTCCTGGACGACTGAGGCCACGCTCAGTCCAGAACGAGATCGTCGCCGGGCCCGTCGAGGGCCTCGCCTAAACCGTCCTCGCGGACCATCGCGGAGACGTACTCCGGCACGTCGTCGTCTGACTCCGCGACGCCGTGGCCGGCCGTCTCCTCGGCCGCCTGCTCCTCGACGAACTCCGTGGTCCCGGTGACGGTGACGAACAGGTCCCGTAGCTGTGCCTGTCGGTCCGGACCGTCGCTCGGAGCCTTGCCACTCACGGCCCGCTCCCGTCGCCGCGCGGTGGTCGAACACGTAGCATAGTCGTACGGACTGACGAGGCGCTATTCAGTATACGGTGCGATAGCGCTCATACGAACTCCCTACCGCGAGCTCGCGAGTGACGGCGCTGGCCCGTGAATCGACGCGGTCCCCGACGACCGCCGGGACCGTCAGGCGGGGCCGCGCTCGCGGTCGTCGAGGACCGCGTCTTCGAGACGCGTGACCGTCGTCAGGACCGGGTAGGTCCAGGGCTGCTCGTCGAAGAGGTGCGCGTAGAAGTCGTGGCTGTCGACACGGGACGCCGACTGGAGGTGGCGCTGTCGTCGGGCCGAGATCTCGTCGAGGTCGGCGCGGAACGTGTCGACGTACCAGTTCGGGACGGTCGTCCCGTCCAGACACTCCACCACCTCCGTCAGGTCGTCCCGACAGGTCCGGAGCGACTCGTGTTCGCGCTCGACGAACGAGTGGAGGGAGCCGCGCTGGTCGATACACTGCTCGACGCTCGCCGTCAGGAGCTCCTTCACCCTCGGCGTGAACCGGACGCCGCTGTCCGGCTGCATCGCGCGTGCCAGTTCGGGGCCCAGTTCCGCGCTCGCGTTCTGGACGAGCGGCTCGTCGTACAGCTCCTCGTAGTGATCGACCGACATCGCGGTCTCCCGGTACGCGGCTCGGACTCTCGTCCAGCGGGGGTCGTCGGCGGAGGGGGACGCACACATCTGATCGGATGTCGCGGGAACGGAGTCC from Haloarcula litorea encodes:
- a CDS encoding DUF7260 family protein, whose amino-acid sequence is MATATTESGAFLHSLREYVLGPVRTAAGLVASERDEIAAELAAFEALADRIADIEPTDSVPATSDQMCASPSADDPRWTRVRAAYRETAMSVDHYEELYDEPLVQNASAELGPELARAMQPDSGVRFTPRVKELLTASVEQCIDQRGSLHSFVEREHESLRTCRDDLTEVVECLDGTTVPNWYVDTFRADLDEISARRQRHLQSASRVDSHDFYAHLFDEQPWTYPVLTTVTRLEDAVLDDRERGPA
- a CDS encoding phosphopantetheine adenylyltransferase, whose translation is MPATDRVAVLGGTFTPLHDGHMALLHSAFQTASHDGDGEGHVVVGLTSTDLAGETRSDPEHARLLGPYEERRAALEDALATVGRAYTASHEIVELADTHGPAVTREGADVLVVAPEGKAHRRAHDINDERLDRGHPPLEIYTSPFVVAEDGHRISSTRIRNGEIDRHGRLLDD
- a CDS encoding DUF7344 domain-containing protein, producing the protein MSAQDQSVTGTSIADSAQSESGAGPPSEAAGSRGTEAEAERPSLSLDLVFEILKNSRRREVLKYLRDKPRGERVALGELAEHVAAIENDTTTEALTSSQRKRVYVGLYQCHLPKMDDMGVVDFNQDRGRVEIAPAADEVMAYLDTPEEGDTVRWYRYYGAVTLIGVAVLSFAAVTGLSGTLLLGMLSLVVATVGFCAGCHWLVDARDQD